The Lepeophtheirus salmonis chromosome 1, UVic_Lsal_1.4, whole genome shotgun sequence genome has a segment encoding these proteins:
- the LOC121127021 gene encoding uncharacterized protein isoform X3 yields MKDILGSVFAQFYDSKDWKRHVEDKTLEFHILIALCLQLTFMIPSILLLSGIIKHIRCLMMPWLILFGLLELSIVTLVSASIIFTSAIGPFLRYIILGSFLFLFFVLFPWWYGVLHIYATFAREEEIQDHMMDVHSTLRSHRLSLYSTRDIFGNPPLNNYPGHSNTLNHSLVKSRDMEPLHSTT; encoded by the exons AT gaAAGACATTTTGGGGAGTGTGTTTGCACAGTTCTACGATAGCAAGGATTGGAAAAGGCATGTTGAAGACAAGACTCTGGag tTCCATATACTCATCGCCCTATGTCTCCAACTCACTTTTATGATTCCATCCATACTCCTTCTTAGTGGAATCATCAAACATATCCGATGTCTTATGATGCCATGGCTCATCCTCTTTGGATTACTCGAACTCTCCATTGTGACCCTCGTCTCTGCTTCCATCATTTTTACATCTGCTATAGGACCCTTTCTTCGCTATATCATTCTTGGATCATTTCTCTTTCTGTTCTTTGTTCTCTTCCCCTGGTGGTACGGTGTACTTCACATCTATGCAACATTTGCCCGTGAAGAAGAGATTCAAGATCATATGATGGACGTTCATTCCACTCTACGGTCACATAGACTCAGTCTATATTCCACAAGGGATATCTTTGGTAATCCGCCGCTTAACAACTACCCGGGACATAGTAATACATTAAACCATTCTCTAGTCAAATCACGAGACATGGAACCTCTACATTCCACAACATAA
- the LOC121127021 gene encoding uncharacterized protein isoform X1, translating to MTFLKRVLIFVSSVVLSLQILAFFGSIVFYGFVAYSTFRKDILGSVFAQFYDSKDWKRHVEDKTLEFHILIALCLQLTFMIPSILLLSGIIKHIRCLMMPWLILFGLLELSIVTLVSASIIFTSAIGPFLRYIILGSFLFLFFVLFPWWYGVLHIYATFAREEEIQDHMMDVHSTLRSHRLSLYSTRDIFGNPPLNNYPGHSNTLNHSLVKSRDMEPLHSTT from the exons atGACATTTCTAAAAAGAGTACTTATATTTGTATCCTCCGTTGTTCTCAGTCTACAAATATTGGCCTTTTTTGGAAGCATAGTCTTCTATGGATTCGTAGCCTACTCCACATTTAG gaAAGACATTTTGGGGAGTGTGTTTGCACAGTTCTACGATAGCAAGGATTGGAAAAGGCATGTTGAAGACAAGACTCTGGag tTCCATATACTCATCGCCCTATGTCTCCAACTCACTTTTATGATTCCATCCATACTCCTTCTTAGTGGAATCATCAAACATATCCGATGTCTTATGATGCCATGGCTCATCCTCTTTGGATTACTCGAACTCTCCATTGTGACCCTCGTCTCTGCTTCCATCATTTTTACATCTGCTATAGGACCCTTTCTTCGCTATATCATTCTTGGATCATTTCTCTTTCTGTTCTTTGTTCTCTTCCCCTGGTGGTACGGTGTACTTCACATCTATGCAACATTTGCCCGTGAAGAAGAGATTCAAGATCATATGATGGACGTTCATTCCACTCTACGGTCACATAGACTCAGTCTATATTCCACAAGGGATATCTTTGGTAATCCGCCGCTTAACAACTACCCGGGACATAGTAATACATTAAACCATTCTCTAGTCAAATCACGAGACATGGAACCTCTACATTCCACAACATAA
- the LOC121127021 gene encoding uncharacterized protein isoform X2 — protein MNSKDILGSVFAQFYDSKDWKRHVEDKTLEFHILIALCLQLTFMIPSILLLSGIIKHIRCLMMPWLILFGLLELSIVTLVSASIIFTSAIGPFLRYIILGSFLFLFFVLFPWWYGVLHIYATFAREEEIQDHMMDVHSTLRSHRLSLYSTRDIFGNPPLNNYPGHSNTLNHSLVKSRDMEPLHSTT, from the exons ATGAACTC gaAAGACATTTTGGGGAGTGTGTTTGCACAGTTCTACGATAGCAAGGATTGGAAAAGGCATGTTGAAGACAAGACTCTGGag tTCCATATACTCATCGCCCTATGTCTCCAACTCACTTTTATGATTCCATCCATACTCCTTCTTAGTGGAATCATCAAACATATCCGATGTCTTATGATGCCATGGCTCATCCTCTTTGGATTACTCGAACTCTCCATTGTGACCCTCGTCTCTGCTTCCATCATTTTTACATCTGCTATAGGACCCTTTCTTCGCTATATCATTCTTGGATCATTTCTCTTTCTGTTCTTTGTTCTCTTCCCCTGGTGGTACGGTGTACTTCACATCTATGCAACATTTGCCCGTGAAGAAGAGATTCAAGATCATATGATGGACGTTCATTCCACTCTACGGTCACATAGACTCAGTCTATATTCCACAAGGGATATCTTTGGTAATCCGCCGCTTAACAACTACCCGGGACATAGTAATACATTAAACCATTCTCTAGTCAAATCACGAGACATGGAACCTCTACATTCCACAACATAA